The nucleotide window TAAATCACCACCAGCAGATGCACCGGCAACGCCAGCAAACCGTAGGCCACCGGCTCCAGCACCACCAACAGCAACCCCAGCAGCGCCACCGGCAACAACACCAGCACCGCCAGTATCAGCCACGGACGGTTGCTCATGCGTGGGCTGGCTTCAAGCTTGTTCAGCTCGCGAACCCAACCGCCATCACGTTGAACCCGATGGCGCAGGGCCGAGAACTTCTCGATCCACACCGCCAGAAGCAGCACCAGAAAACTCATTGTGATCCCTCTTTTGCCAGAGCCGCGCGATAGCGTGCCCAGTCGAACGCCGGTCCCGGGTCTGTCTTGCGCCCGGGTGCAATGTCGCTATGCCCGCAGATGCGTTGCGCGGTGATGCCCGTGAAGGCGCCTTGCAGCTGTCGGGTCAGGGTCGTCAACGCCTGATATTGCGCATCGGTGAACGGTAGATCATCCGTGCCTTCAAGCTCGACGCCCACGGAAAAATCGTTACAGGTGTCCCGTCCTTCAAAACACGAGACGCCAGCGTGCCATGCGCGCTCAAGACAAGAGACAAACTGAGTGACAGCACCGTCACGCTCAATCAGAAAGTGCGCAGACACCCGCAGGTCAGCGATCCCCGCAAAGTAGGGATGTTCCGTGACATCCAGACGATTCTGGAAAAATTCCTGCACCTTGCCGGTCAGAAACTGCGCTGGCGGCAGACTGATGTTGTGGATCACCAACAGGGAAATTTCGCCCTCGGGGCGCGCATTGAAGTTGGGCGAGGGGCATATGCGCACACCCTGACACCAACCGCTCGCGGGGTCCAACTGCATACAGGTTCCTTCAACGACGACTGTGTTGGCGCCCAGTATGCCGCGATAGACCCTCGGCGCGCGATCACTTGCCGCGATTGAGACGCCGCAGGTTGCCCAGCACCGACTCCAGCGCCCGATCGAACAGTAAGGTGTCGTCCAGCGTTCGCACCGCGCCACGCCGGAACTCCAGGGCCAGACCGGTACGGCTGTGCTCCAGCACTTTCATCCCGGTACGGTTGACGAAGATGTATTTGTCGGTGGCTTCAATGATCGCCGCCAGCTTGCAGCGCAGGGTGTTTTCCTCGTCTTCCTGAAACTCGACCCAGCAGCCCAGGTGCAGCTGATCGACCTGAAGCAGAGCAACATCGTCCTCCGGCAAACGCATCGATGCCGTTTCGACCGGGCCTTCGTCAGCGGTGCGAAGCACGATTTCCTGCTGCACTTCGACCATCAGCGGTGCGTCAACAGCCGTGCTTTTCTGGCCCGGGCGTTCGAACAACTGAAGGTGCAAAACTTCCAGCTCGCTGAAAAACTCACCGGTGGCGAACGGGTCGAATGCCGAGCTGTTCAAGCCATCGCGCAACGACTTGAGCAACCCCGGCACCAGTGCCAACAGGCGCAGGCTCGCATCGGGTTCGTCATGGCGTTGCACGCTCCAGATCAATTGCGCCATGGCCTGCACATCGGCATGCCATTCGGTGGACTGATCAGAGTGCTTGAGGCAGGTCAGCAACAGCACTTTGCTCCAGGCCTCCTGGACAAACGCCACCACGCTGTGCGGGAGCACCTTGCCCAGCAACGCCTGGTTCAGTGCCTGCTCGACGCGCTGACGCGCCAGTTCGGTCCTGGCGCGGCCTTCTTCGGCATCGCGGGTGCGCTGCTCCAGTAATTCGCTGCGACGGCGCTCGTCACTGGTGAAGGCGAGAAAATCCGCCAGCAATTCGGAAAAGATCGCCGGGTCATCGACAAAGTCGTTCAGCAAACGCTGCACCACTTGCTCGATGCGCAGATACAGGCTGTCGCGCTCATAGTCATCGCACTCGCCCCAGCCCATGGCCGCAGCGGCGATTTCGTTGAGTAAGCGCCGGGCCGGATGGCTGCTGCGGCT belongs to Pseudomonas sp. B21-015 and includes:
- the ampD gene encoding 1,6-anhydro-N-acetylmuramyl-L-alanine amidase AmpD — protein: MQLDPASGWCQGVRICPSPNFNARPEGEISLLVIHNISLPPAQFLTGKVQEFFQNRLDVTEHPYFAGIADLRVSAHFLIERDGAVTQFVSCLERAWHAGVSCFEGRDTCNDFSVGVELEGTDDLPFTDAQYQALTTLTRQLQGAFTGITAQRICGHSDIAPGRKTDPGPAFDWARYRAALAKEGSQ